Within the uncultured Bacteroides sp. genome, the region AGGTACTTATGTTTCCCGCACCAAAGAACCAGGTATACTAACTTACGAAGAGCTGACTCCTGAAATTATGGTTGAGAATACGATCATTGTAAACTGTACCCCCGTAGGTATGTATCCTAATGTAGATTTCTGTCCTAATATTCCTTATGAATCGCTTACTCCGAAACATTTGTTATATGATTTGATTTATAATCCTGATACGACACTTTTTATGAAAAAAGGAGCAGAACAGGGAGCAAAAACAAAGAATGGTTTGGAGATGCTTTTGCTTCAGGCTTTTGCCGGATGGGAAATCTGGAATAAATAATTGTATATGAATAGAAGAAGAGTTACTAAAGTTGTAAGATATGTGCTTCTGGCCCTGTTGACTATTCTCCTTGGAGGTATTACGTGGGGAAGCTTTTATATGCTTGATTATTCACTGACTTCTAATCATAACGGAAAAGACGAAACCGAGTCATACAAGTATATGTATGACAATTATCCTTATCTGCATCAATGGGTGGACAGTCTCAACCAGGCTTCCGCCTTGAAAGATACTTTTATTATCGGCAACGAGAATAAAAAGCTTCACGCTTATTATATTGCCGCCAACCACCCTACAAGGAAAACAGCTGTGCTTATTCACGGATATACAGACAATGCCATCCGTATGCTGATGATTGGTCATCTGTATAATCACGAAATGAATTATAACATTCTTCTTCCTGATTTGCAGGCACATGGACGAAGCGAAGGTGATGTAATTCAGATGGGATGGAAAGATCGTCTGGATATAATCAAATGGATTAACGTGGCAAAAGCTATTTACGGAGACAGTATCAACATTGTGGTGCACGGCATCTCAATGGGAGCCGCTACTACCATGATGGTCAGCGGAGAAACGCTCCCTGCTAACGTGAAATGCTTTGTGGAAGATTGCGGTTACACAAGCGTATGGGATGAGTTTTCCCAGGAACTAAAGAAGCGCTTTGACCTACCTGCATTCCCATTGTTAAATTCCACTAGTCTGTTGTGCAAAATAAAATACGGCTGGACATTCAAAGAAGCTTCACCACTGGATCAGGTTAAAAAGTGTCATCTTCCAATGTTCTTTATTCACGGAAATGCCGACACGTATGTTCCCACATGGATGGTTTATCCGCTCTATGAAGCAAAGTCTGCTCCAAAGAATTTGTGGATTGTTCCGGGAGCCGAACATGCCAAATCATATAAACAGAATCCAAAGATGTATCTTGCAAAAGTAAAAGCGTTCACTGACTCTTATATCAACTAGCTTTTTCTTCTTTTATAAAGTTTTTCTAAATAAGCATCAGTTATTTTGCAAAATACTTTTATATCTTTGTCACTAATTAATTTTCGGCAAACAAACGAAATACACACTAAATTCACACCTGTTAAGAAGGTTATTTTCAAGCAAAGAAGGAGCTATACAGCGCATCAATGCAACTGGATCTAAACGCCTGATAAAAAGAATGGATAAAAAACGGAAACAAATGAGAATGAAACGATCAAAAAATATAATATTATTCCTTTTGCTATTCCTTAGCTTTCAGGTGAATGCTCAGGAAAAAGAATACACACTGGAAAACGTCCCCAATGTACGTCTGCAAAACAAGATGCACTACGTGAGCAATCCCGGAGGAATTTTGTCGCAGGAAGCTTGTGATTCAATTGACAGTATGCTATGGAAACTAGAGCAGAAAACTTCCATAGAAGTGGCGGTAGTTGCTCTTCCTTCAATCGGTAACAATGATTGTTTTCAGTTTACTCACGATCTGCTTAACAAATGGGGAGTGGGAAAGAAAGGAAAGGACAATGGACTAATGATTCTTTTGGTGGAAGATCAGCGCAAAATTCGATTTGAGACCGGATACGGACTGGAAGGTGATTTGCCGGATGCTATCTGTAAAAGAATACAAACCCGTAAAATGAATCCTTTCTTCCGTAATGACAACTGGGACGGTGGAATGGTTTCCGGAATTCAATCTGTATGCGCCCGTCTTGACGGTTCCATGACAAATGATGAGGCGGATAAAGATGAAGAAGGCGGAAACATTATGCTTTTGTTCTTTGCCGCGGCTGGGTTTGTTATGCTGGTTGGCTTTATTGGAGGTATGGCTTCCTGGAGAGCAACCCGTTGCCCTAACTGCAAACAGCATAAACTGATGCGGACAGATTCTAAACTTCTTTCATTACGTCAGGGAGTAAAAAGAGAAGAAGTGGTGTACACCTGTCAGAATTGCGGGCACAAAGTGGTTCGTGAAATAGAATCGTCCGATGATAATTACCGGGGTGGCGGAAGAGGTGGCTTGGGCGGAGGAATATTTATGGGTGGTCTGGGCGGAGGTCTCGGCTCCGGAGGCGGAGGATTTAGTGGTGGAAGCTTCGGCGGCGGTATGTCCGGCGGTGGAGGTGCTGGTTCAGATTTCTAAAAAATAATACAAAAGAAAATAAATATGAAAAAATCAGTAATTATTACTCTCGCAGTCATTGTACTGCTTATTTTACTTGGTGCAGGTTCTTATAATTCAATGGTAGACAAACAGGAAGGTGTAACAAAAGCCTGGTCAAATGTAGAGAACCAATATCAGAGACGTACAGATCTTATTCCAAACTTGGTTAATACTGTGAAAGGCTATGCCACTCATGAAAAGAGTACACTGGAAGGTGTAGTTGCCGCTCGCTCTAAAGCAACACAAATTACTATCGATCCTGACAAACTGACTCCAGAAAAATTGCAGGCTTATCAAAAAGCACAAGGCGATGTAACTACAGCTCTTGGCAAACTGTTGGCTATCACCGAGAATTATCCAGCTCTGAAGGCTAATGAGAACTTCCTTGAGCTACAGTCTCAGTTGGAAGGCACCGAAAACCGTATAGCTGTAGAACGTGGACGTTTCAATGAATTAGCAAAAGAATACAACGCTTACATTCGAAAATTCCCTAGAAACATGTTTGCAGGAATGTTTGGTTTTGAAAAGAAACCATATTTTGAAGCTGAAGCTGGTGCAGAAAAGGCTCCAAAGGTGGAGTTCTGATATAAACATTTGCCTACTAGAAAAAAATGCAGTACTTTTGCATCCTGTATACAAACATCCTTTTATTATAAACAAAAATGAGTAATCAACGATACATGCAGCGTGGTGTTTCAGCATCAAAAGAAGATGTGCATAACGCTATAAAGAACATCGACAAGGGTATCTTTCCCCAGGCTTTCTGTAAAATCATTCCTGATATTTTAGGTGGCGATCCTGAATATTGCAACATTATGCATGCTGATGGCGCCGGAACAAAATCCAGTCTGGCTTATCTTTATTGGAAAGAAACTGGTGATATTTCTGTGTGGAAAGGAATTGCGCAGGACGCGTTGATTATGAACATTGATGATTTACTGTGCGTGGGTGCAGTAGACAATATTTTGGTTTCTTCCACAATAGGTCGCAATAAGTTACTGATTCCCGGAGAAGTAATCTCGGCTATCATTAACGGAACAGACGAATTACTGGCAGAACTTCGCGAGATGGGTGTTGGTGTTTATGCCACCGGTGGTGAAACTGCTGATGTGGGCGATTTGGTTCGCACCATTATTGTGGACAGTACTGTGACTTGCCGCATGAAACGCAGCGATGTTATCGATAATGCCAATATCCGTCCGGGAGATGTAATTGTAGGATTGGCTTCTTACGGACAGGCTACATACGAAAAAGAATACAATGGTGGTATGGGTAGTAACGGACTTACTTCTGCCCGTCACGATGTATTTGCTAAATATCTTGCAGAAAAATATCCGGAAAGCTACGATGCTGCAGTTCCTGCAGATCTTGTTTATTCAGGTGGACTAAGATTGACAGATCCAATAGAAGGTATCAGCATTGATGCCGGAAAGATGGTGCTCTCTCCTACCCGTACTTATGCTCCGTTCGTAAAAAAGTTGCTTGATGCTCTTCGTCCGGAAATACACGGAATGGTACATTGTTCCGGTGGCGCGCAAACAAAAGTGCTTCACTTTGTAGATAAGGTAAGAGTTGTTAAGGACAATCTATTCCCTGTACCTCCGCTGTTCAAGACTATTCAGGAACAATCGGGCACAGACTGGAGCGAGATGTATAAGGTATTCAATATGGGACATCGCCTGGAAGTATATCTTTCACCAGAACATGCTGAAGAGGTTATTGCTATCTCTAAATCATTTGGTATTGATGCACAAATCGTTGGTCGCATTGAAGAATCAGATAAGAAAGAATTGATCATCAAGAGTGAATTCGGAGAGTTCAGATATTAAAATATGGCAGATTATAACAATACGATTTTAGATAAACTTGAAGGTTTGGTAAGCCGCTTTGAAGAAATATCTACCCTCATTACCGACCCTGATGTAATTACAGATATGAAGCGTTACGTGAAACTGACCAAGGAATACAAAGAATTGGAAAATATCATGAACGCCCGCAAAGAGTATATACAAATGCTCGATGGAGTTGAGGAAGCCAAAGTAATTCTGGATACTGAACAAGATCAGGAAATGCGTGAAATGGCAAGGGAAGAACTGAATGTCTGCCAATTCCGCATTCCGGAACTGGAAGAGGAAATAAAACTGCTCCTTGTTCCTGCCGATCCTCAGGATGGTAAGAATGCCATTGTTGAAATTCGTGGTGGAACTGGTGGAGATGAAGCTGCTATCTTTGCCGGAGACTTATTTCGCATGTATCTGAAATACTGCGAAAACAAAGGATGGAAAGTAGAAATAACAAGTACCAGTGAAGGAACATCCGGAGGATTCAAGGAAGTTGTCTTTACCGTAAGCGGTGAAAACGTATACGGAACTTTGAAATATGAATCGGGCGTACACCGTGTGCAGAGAGTTCCCGCCACTGAAACTCAGGGGCGTGTTCATACATCGGCTTCTTCCGTAGCTGTACTTCCGGAAGCTGAAGAATTTGATGTGGAAATCAATGAAGGCGAAATTAAATGGGATACATTCCGTTCAGGTGGTGCTGGTGGTCAGAACGTAAACAAGGTGGAATCTGGTGTCCGCTTGCGTTATATCTGGAAGAATCCTAACACTGGTGTTCCAGAAGAAATTCGTATAGAATGTACTGAAACCCGCGACCAGCCAAAGAATAAAGAAAGGGCTCTTACACGACTTCGTTCTTTCATCTATGACAAAGAACATCAGAAATATTTGGATGATATTGCTTCCAAGCGTAAAACGATGGTTTCTACAGGTGACCGTTCGGCTAAAATCCGTACCTACAACTATCCGCAGGGACGTATTACTGATCACCGCATAAACTATACTATCTATAACCTTTCTGCCTTTATGGACGGAGACATTCAGGATTGCATCGACCGTCTGATTGTAGCGGAAAATGCAGAACGAATGAAAGAAAGTGAATTATAATATTACTCCCAATGAATAAACAACAATTATTTGAAAATATAAAACGCAAAAAATCTTTTCTTTGCGTAGGTCTGGATACTGACATTAAGAAAATACCGGCTCACTTATTAAAAGAAGAAGATCCTATCTTCGCTTTTAACAAAGCAATCATTGATGCTACTGCCGATTTATGTATAGCATACAAACCAAATCTTGCTTTTTATGAAAGTATGGGAGTAAAAGGTTGGATAGCTTTTGAGAAAACAGTTGCTTACATCAAAAAGAATTATCCGGATCAGTTTATTATCGCTGATGCAAAACGTGGTGACATTGGAAACACAAGTGAGATGTATGCCCGTTCTTTCTTCGATGAACTGAATATTGACTCTGTAACTGTTGCCCCTTATATGGGTGAGGACAGTGTGAAACCATTCCTTATTTATCCAGAGAAATGGGTTATTCTGCTGGCTCTGACCTCCAATAAAGGATCACACGATTTTCAGCTGACTGAAGATGCCAACGGAGAACGTTTATTTGAAAAAGTACTGAAGACTTCTCAACAATGGGCTTCAGACGAACAAATGATGTATGTAGTTGGTGCTACTCAGGGAAAAATGTTCGTAGATATCCGTAAACATGTACCTCATCACTTCTTACTGGTTCCCGGAGTTGGTGCTCAGGGCGGTTCTCTGGAAGAAGTTTGCAAGTATGGTATGAATGAAATGTGTGGCTTGATTGTTAATTCATCCCGTGGCATTATTTACGCAGACAAAACTGAAAACTTTGCTGAAGCAGCAAAAGCTGCAGCAAAAGCTGTTCAGGCTGAGATGGAAGAGCAATTAAAAGCGATCCTTTAATTCATCTAAATGACAAACGAACGAAAGATAGTCAACGACCCGGTTTTCGGATTTATCAATATTCCGGGAGGACTACTATATGACATAATCCGCCACCCATTATTGCAACGGTTAACCCGAATTAAGCAAATGGGACTATCTTCGGTTGTTTATCCAGGTGCACAGCACACCCGTTTCCAACATTCATTAGGTGCTTTTTATCTGATGAGTGAAGCTATCACCCAACTCAGAACCAAAGGGAATGAGATTACCGATAAAGAATCCGATGGAGTGCTGGCAGCCATTTTATTACATGATATCGGGCACGGTCCTTTTTCGCACGTATTGGAAGATACCCTTGTAAAAGATGTTACTCATGAAGAAATATCGCTCCTGCTTATGGAGCGAATGAATAAAGAGATGAGCGGACAGCTGGACCTTGCCATGTGTATCTTTAAGGATGAATATCCTAAAAGATTTCTTCATCAGTTAGTGAGCGGACAACTGGATATGGACCGTCTTGACTACCTTCGCCGGGATAGTTTCTACACCGGAGTCATTGAAGGAAACATCGGTTCTGCACGCATTATAAAAATGCTCGATGTGAAGGATGACCATCTGGTTATTGAATCAAAAGGAATTTATTCAATCGAGAACTTCCTTACTGCCAGAAGATTAATGTACTGGCAGGTTTATTTGCACAAAACGTCCGTTGCATATGAACAGATGCTGATTAGTTCACTTACACGGGCAAAAGAATTGGCTGGTAAGGGTATAGAATTGTTTGCCTCTCCTGCTCTCCGTTTTTTCCTATATAACAATATAGACCCAAACGAGTTTTATAGCAATCCGGATTGCCTGGAGAACTTTATCCAATTGGATGATAATGATATCTGGACAGCTCTGAAAGTGTGGAGCACTCATTCGGACATTGTTCTTTCCACACTAAGCTGTGGTTTGATTAACCGGAATATTTTTAAAGTGGAGACCTCATCCGATCCGATAAGTGAGGAAAGCATAGAATACTTACTGGATAAAATTAGTTGCTCACTCAATATAAGCAAGAAAGAAGCTGTATATTTTGTTTCAACTCCAAGCATAGAAAAAAACATGTATGACCCGGCAGATGATAGCATCGAAATCATCTACAAAGACGGTTCTATAAAGAATATAGCAGAAGCTTCAGATATGCTAAACATATCTCTCCTCTCAAAGAAAGTAAAGAAATACTACCTCTGTTATCAAAGATTAGTTTAAAAAAGAACGAAATATTTATTAAACAATACGGTAATATGAAAAAAAAACACGAACTTTGTTCCCTAATGGACAAATACATAAAAATGTAATCTCCGTTTAACTTTAATAAAAAAAGCTTAGAATCATTCAACAATAGAAACATGGAATTTTCGGCTAAACAAATTGCAGAATTTATTCAAGGAGAAATAATAGGAGATGAAAATGCCAGCGTTCATACCTTCGCAAAAATAGAAGAAGGAGTTCCGGGCGCAATATCGTTCCTCTCTAATCCCAAATACACACATTACATATATGATACTCAAGCAAGCATTGTATTAGTTAATAAAGACTTCACTCCTGAACAAGAGGTTAAAGCTACGATTATCAAAGTTGATAATGCATACGAAAGTCTGGCTAAGCTGCTTACTTTGTATGAAATGAGCAAACCTAAGAAAACAGGAATTGATTCCTTAGCGTTCGTTGCTCCTACCGCCAAAATTGGTAAAGATGTATATATCGCTCCTTTTGCATGTGTAGAAGACAATGCAGAAGTGGGTGACAATACAATTCTGCATCCTCACGTAACAGTTGGAACAGGAGCTAAAGTGGGAAACAACTGCATCCTATATTCACATGTAACCATTTATCACGAGTGCAGAGTAGGAAACAATTGCATATTACATGCCGGAAGTGTTATCGGTGCTGACGGATTTGGATTTGCCCCTACCCCAGACGGATATTCAAAGATTCCTCAGATTGGAATCGTTATTCTGGAAGACGATGTTGAAATCGGTGCGAACACTTGCGTAGACAGAGCAACAATGGGTGCTACTGTAATTCACAAAGGTGTAAAATTAGACAATCTGATACAAATTGCACATAACGATAAAATAGGTTCTCATACAGTGATAGCCGCTCAGGCAGGTATTGCAGGTTCAACCCAGGTGGGAGAATGGTGTATGATTGGCGGGCAGGTTGGTCTGGCCGGACATATCAAAATCGGAGATCAGGTAGGTATGGCCGCACAATCAGGCATTGCAGGCAATATTCCATCACATACAAATGTAATGGGAGCTCCGGCTTTTGATGCAAAGAAATACTTCAAATCATCTGTTGTATTCAAGAAATTACCAGAAATGTATACTACGCTCAATAATCTGGAAAAAGAAATAGAAGAACTCAAAAAACAATTATTAAATAAGTAACCAATGTTGAAACAGAAAACTCTAAAAGAGAACTTTTCACTAAGAGGAAAAGGTCTTCACACTGGACTTGATCTAACAGTAACTTTTAATCCAGCCCCTGATAATCACGGGTACAAAATTCAAAGAACCGACTTAGAAGGACAGCCAATCATTGATGCTGTTGCAGATAATGTTGTTGAAACAACTCGTGGTACTGTTCTTGCAAAGAACGGAGTTAAAGTTAGCACAGTAGAACATGGAATGGCTGCACTTTATGCAGCCGGCATAGACAACTGTCTGATTCAGGTAAACGGCCCGGAATTTCCAATTCTTGATGGCAGTGCAATATCATATGTACAGGAAATTGAAAGAGTAGGAATTGAAGAACAAGCTGCAGTTAAAGACTTCTATATCATTAAACAAAAAATAGAATTCAAAGACGAAGAAACAGGTTCTTCTATTATCGTTCTTCCTGATGAGGATTTCAGTGTGAACGTTCTTATATCTTATGATTCTAAAATCATAC harbors:
- a CDS encoding alpha/beta hydrolase, producing the protein MNRRRVTKVVRYVLLALLTILLGGITWGSFYMLDYSLTSNHNGKDETESYKYMYDNYPYLHQWVDSLNQASALKDTFIIGNENKKLHAYYIAANHPTRKTAVLIHGYTDNAIRMLMIGHLYNHEMNYNILLPDLQAHGRSEGDVIQMGWKDRLDIIKWINVAKAIYGDSINIVVHGISMGAATTMMVSGETLPANVKCFVEDCGYTSVWDEFSQELKKRFDLPAFPLLNSTSLLCKIKYGWTFKEASPLDQVKKCHLPMFFIHGNADTYVPTWMVYPLYEAKSAPKNLWIVPGAEHAKSYKQNPKMYLAKVKAFTDSYIN
- a CDS encoding HD domain-containing protein, producing MTNERKIVNDPVFGFINIPGGLLYDIIRHPLLQRLTRIKQMGLSSVVYPGAQHTRFQHSLGAFYLMSEAITQLRTKGNEITDKESDGVLAAILLHDIGHGPFSHVLEDTLVKDVTHEEISLLLMERMNKEMSGQLDLAMCIFKDEYPKRFLHQLVSGQLDMDRLDYLRRDSFYTGVIEGNIGSARIIKMLDVKDDHLVIESKGIYSIENFLTARRLMYWQVYLHKTSVAYEQMLISSLTRAKELAGKGIELFASPALRFFLYNNIDPNEFYSNPDCLENFIQLDDNDIWTALKVWSTHSDIVLSTLSCGLINRNIFKVETSSDPISEESIEYLLDKISCSLNISKKEAVYFVSTPSIEKNMYDPADDSIEIIYKDGSIKNIAEASDMLNISLLSKKVKKYYLCYQRLV
- a CDS encoding AIR synthase-related protein, which produces MSNQRYMQRGVSASKEDVHNAIKNIDKGIFPQAFCKIIPDILGGDPEYCNIMHADGAGTKSSLAYLYWKETGDISVWKGIAQDALIMNIDDLLCVGAVDNILVSSTIGRNKLLIPGEVISAIINGTDELLAELREMGVGVYATGGETADVGDLVRTIIVDSTVTCRMKRSDVIDNANIRPGDVIVGLASYGQATYEKEYNGGMGSNGLTSARHDVFAKYLAEKYPESYDAAVPADLVYSGGLRLTDPIEGISIDAGKMVLSPTRTYAPFVKKLLDALRPEIHGMVHCSGGAQTKVLHFVDKVRVVKDNLFPVPPLFKTIQEQSGTDWSEMYKVFNMGHRLEVYLSPEHAEEVIAISKSFGIDAQIVGRIEESDKKELIIKSEFGEFRY
- a CDS encoding TPM domain-containing protein; this encodes MKRSKNIILFLLLFLSFQVNAQEKEYTLENVPNVRLQNKMHYVSNPGGILSQEACDSIDSMLWKLEQKTSIEVAVVALPSIGNNDCFQFTHDLLNKWGVGKKGKDNGLMILLVEDQRKIRFETGYGLEGDLPDAICKRIQTRKMNPFFRNDNWDGGMVSGIQSVCARLDGSMTNDEADKDEEGGNIMLLFFAAAGFVMLVGFIGGMASWRATRCPNCKQHKLMRTDSKLLSLRQGVKREEVVYTCQNCGHKVVREIESSDDNYRGGGRGGLGGGIFMGGLGGGLGSGGGGFSGGSFGGGMSGGGGAGSDF
- the prfA gene encoding peptide chain release factor 1 — encoded protein: MADYNNTILDKLEGLVSRFEEISTLITDPDVITDMKRYVKLTKEYKELENIMNARKEYIQMLDGVEEAKVILDTEQDQEMREMAREELNVCQFRIPELEEEIKLLLVPADPQDGKNAIVEIRGGTGGDEAAIFAGDLFRMYLKYCENKGWKVEITSTSEGTSGGFKEVVFTVSGENVYGTLKYESGVHRVQRVPATETQGRVHTSASSVAVLPEAEEFDVEINEGEIKWDTFRSGGAGGQNVNKVESGVRLRYIWKNPNTGVPEEIRIECTETRDQPKNKERALTRLRSFIYDKEHQKYLDDIASKRKTMVSTGDRSAKIRTYNYPQGRITDHRINYTIYNLSAFMDGDIQDCIDRLIVAENAERMKESEL
- a CDS encoding LemA family protein translates to MKKSVIITLAVIVLLILLGAGSYNSMVDKQEGVTKAWSNVENQYQRRTDLIPNLVNTVKGYATHEKSTLEGVVAARSKATQITIDPDKLTPEKLQAYQKAQGDVTTALGKLLAITENYPALKANENFLELQSQLEGTENRIAVERGRFNELAKEYNAYIRKFPRNMFAGMFGFEKKPYFEAEAGAEKAPKVEF
- the pyrF gene encoding orotidine-5'-phosphate decarboxylase, producing the protein MNKQQLFENIKRKKSFLCVGLDTDIKKIPAHLLKEEDPIFAFNKAIIDATADLCIAYKPNLAFYESMGVKGWIAFEKTVAYIKKNYPDQFIIADAKRGDIGNTSEMYARSFFDELNIDSVTVAPYMGEDSVKPFLIYPEKWVILLALTSNKGSHDFQLTEDANGERLFEKVLKTSQQWASDEQMMYVVGATQGKMFVDIRKHVPHHFLLVPGVGAQGGSLEEVCKYGMNEMCGLIVNSSRGIIYADKTENFAEAAKAAAKAVQAEMEEQLKAIL
- the lpxD gene encoding UDP-3-O-(3-hydroxymyristoyl)glucosamine N-acyltransferase: MEFSAKQIAEFIQGEIIGDENASVHTFAKIEEGVPGAISFLSNPKYTHYIYDTQASIVLVNKDFTPEQEVKATIIKVDNAYESLAKLLTLYEMSKPKKTGIDSLAFVAPTAKIGKDVYIAPFACVEDNAEVGDNTILHPHVTVGTGAKVGNNCILYSHVTIYHECRVGNNCILHAGSVIGADGFGFAPTPDGYSKIPQIGIVILEDDVEIGANTCVDRATMGATVIHKGVKLDNLIQIAHNDKIGSHTVIAAQAGIAGSTQVGEWCMIGGQVGLAGHIKIGDQVGMAAQSGIAGNIPSHTNVMGAPAFDAKKYFKSSVVFKKLPEMYTTLNNLEKEIEELKKQLLNK